From Macaca mulatta isolate MMU2019108-1 chromosome 3, T2T-MMU8v2.0, whole genome shotgun sequence, the proteins below share one genomic window:
- the GCK gene encoding hexokinase-4 isoform X1, whose protein sequence is MAMDATRSQAQTALTLVEQILAEFQLQEEDLKKVMRRMQKEMDRGLRLETHEEASVKMLPTYVRSTPEGSEVGDFLSLDLGGTNFRVMLVKVGEGEEGQWSVKTKHQMYSIPEDAMTGTAEMLFDYISECISDFLDKHQMKHKKLPLGFTFSFPVRHEDIDKGILLNWTKGFKASGAEGNNVVGLLRDAIKRRGDFEMDVVAMVNDTVATMISCYYEDHQCEVGMIVGTGCNACYMEEMQNVELVEGDEGRMCVNTEWGAFGDSGELDEFLLEYDRLVDESSANPGQQLYEKLIGGKYMGELVRLVLLRLVDENLLFHGEASEQLRTRGAFETRFVSQVESDTGDRKQIYNILSTLGLRPSATDCDIVRRACESVSTRAAHMCSAGLAGVINRMRESRSEDVMRITVGVDGSVYKLHPSFKERFHASVRRLTPSCEITFIESEEGSGRGAALVSAVACKKACMLGQ, encoded by the exons ATGGCGATGGATGCCACAAGGAGCCAGGCCCAGACAGCCTTGACTCTG GTAGAGCAGATCCTGGCGGAGTTCCAGCTGCAGGAGGAGGACCTGAAGAAGGTGATGAGACGGATGCAGAAGGAGATGGACCGTGGCCTGAGGTTGGAGACCCATGAAGAGGCCAGTGTGAAGATGCTGCCCACCTACGTGCGCTCCACCCCAGAAGGCTCAG AAGTCGGGGACTTCCTCTCCCTGGACCTGGGTGGCACCAACTTCAGGGTGATGCTGGTGAAGGTGGGAGAAGGTGAGGAGGGGCAGTGGAGCGTGAAGACCAAACACCAGATGTACTCCATCCCCGAGGACGCCATGACCGGCACTGCTGAGATG CTCTTCGACTACATCTCCGAGTGCATCTCCGACTTCCTGGACAAGCATCAGATGAAGCACAAGAAGCTGCCCCTGGGCTTCACCTTCTCCTTTCCTGTGAGGCATGAAGACATCGATAAG GGCATCCTTCTCAACTGGACCAAGGGCTTCAAGGCCTCAGGAGCAGAAGGGAACAATGTCGTGGGGCTTCTGCGAGATGCCATCAAACGGAGAGGG GACTTCGAAATGGATGTGGTGGCAATGGTGAATGACACGGTGGCCACGATGATCTCCTGCTACTACGAAGACCATCAGTGCGAGGTCGGCATGATTGTGG GCACGGGCTGCAACGCCTGCTACATGGAGGAGATGCAGAATGTGGAGCTGGTGGAGGGGGACGAGGGCCGCATGTGCGTCAACACCGAATGGGGCGCCTTCGGGGACTCGGGCGAGCTGGACGAGTTCCTGCTGGAGTATGACCGCCTGGTGGACGAGAGCTCTGCAAACCCCGGTCAGCAGCT GTATGAGAAGCTCATAGGTGGCAAGTACATGGGCGAGCTGGTGCGGCTCGTGCTGCTCAGGCTCGTGGACGAAAACCTGCTCTTCCACGGGGAGGCCTCCGAGCAGCTGCGCACACGCGGAGCCTTCGAGACACGCTTCGTGTCGCAGGTGGAGAG CGACACGGGCGACCGCAAGCAGATCTACAACATCCTGAGCACGCTGGGGCTACGACCCTCGGCCACTGACTGCGACATCGTGCGCCGCGCCTGCGAGAGCGTGTCTACGCGCGCTGCACACATGTGCTCGGCGGGGCTGGCGGGCGTCATCAACCGCATGCGCGAGAGCCGCAGCGAGGACGTAATGCGCATCACTGTGGGCGTGGATGGCTCCGTGTACAAGCTGCACCCCAG CTTCAAGGAGCGGTTCCACGCTAGCGTGCGCAGGCTGACGCCCAGCTGCGAGATCACCTTCATCGAGTCGGAGGAGGGCAGTGGCCGGGGCGCGGCCCTGGTCTCGGCGGTGGCCTGTAAGAAGGCCTGCATGCTGGGCCAGTGA
- the GCK gene encoding hexokinase-4 isoform X2, giving the protein MLDDRARMEAAKKEKVEQILAEFQLQEEDLKKVMRRMQKEMDRGLRLETHEEASVKMLPTYVRSTPEGSEVGDFLSLDLGGTNFRVMLVKVGEGEEGQWSVKTKHQMYSIPEDAMTGTAEMLFDYISECISDFLDKHQMKHKKLPLGFTFSFPVRHEDIDKGILLNWTKGFKASGAEGNNVVGLLRDAIKRRGDFEMDVVAMVNDTVATMISCYYEDHQCEVGMIVGTGCNACYMEEMQNVELVEGDEGRMCVNTEWGAFGDSGELDEFLLEYDRLVDESSANPGQQLYEKLIGGKYMGELVRLVLLRLVDENLLFHGEASEQLRTRGAFETRFVSQVESDTGDRKQIYNILSTLGLRPSATDCDIVRRACESVSTRAAHMCSAGLAGVINRMRESRSEDVMRITVGVDGSVYKLHPSFKERFHASVRRLTPSCEITFIESEEGSGRGAALVSAVACKKACMLGQ; this is encoded by the exons GTAGAGCAGATCCTGGCGGAGTTCCAGCTGCAGGAGGAGGACCTGAAGAAGGTGATGAGACGGATGCAGAAGGAGATGGACCGTGGCCTGAGGTTGGAGACCCATGAAGAGGCCAGTGTGAAGATGCTGCCCACCTACGTGCGCTCCACCCCAGAAGGCTCAG AAGTCGGGGACTTCCTCTCCCTGGACCTGGGTGGCACCAACTTCAGGGTGATGCTGGTGAAGGTGGGAGAAGGTGAGGAGGGGCAGTGGAGCGTGAAGACCAAACACCAGATGTACTCCATCCCCGAGGACGCCATGACCGGCACTGCTGAGATG CTCTTCGACTACATCTCCGAGTGCATCTCCGACTTCCTGGACAAGCATCAGATGAAGCACAAGAAGCTGCCCCTGGGCTTCACCTTCTCCTTTCCTGTGAGGCATGAAGACATCGATAAG GGCATCCTTCTCAACTGGACCAAGGGCTTCAAGGCCTCAGGAGCAGAAGGGAACAATGTCGTGGGGCTTCTGCGAGATGCCATCAAACGGAGAGGG GACTTCGAAATGGATGTGGTGGCAATGGTGAATGACACGGTGGCCACGATGATCTCCTGCTACTACGAAGACCATCAGTGCGAGGTCGGCATGATTGTGG GCACGGGCTGCAACGCCTGCTACATGGAGGAGATGCAGAATGTGGAGCTGGTGGAGGGGGACGAGGGCCGCATGTGCGTCAACACCGAATGGGGCGCCTTCGGGGACTCGGGCGAGCTGGACGAGTTCCTGCTGGAGTATGACCGCCTGGTGGACGAGAGCTCTGCAAACCCCGGTCAGCAGCT GTATGAGAAGCTCATAGGTGGCAAGTACATGGGCGAGCTGGTGCGGCTCGTGCTGCTCAGGCTCGTGGACGAAAACCTGCTCTTCCACGGGGAGGCCTCCGAGCAGCTGCGCACACGCGGAGCCTTCGAGACACGCTTCGTGTCGCAGGTGGAGAG CGACACGGGCGACCGCAAGCAGATCTACAACATCCTGAGCACGCTGGGGCTACGACCCTCGGCCACTGACTGCGACATCGTGCGCCGCGCCTGCGAGAGCGTGTCTACGCGCGCTGCACACATGTGCTCGGCGGGGCTGGCGGGCGTCATCAACCGCATGCGCGAGAGCCGCAGCGAGGACGTAATGCGCATCACTGTGGGCGTGGATGGCTCCGTGTACAAGCTGCACCCCAG CTTCAAGGAGCGGTTCCACGCTAGCGTGCGCAGGCTGACGCCCAGCTGCGAGATCACCTTCATCGAGTCGGAGGAGGGCAGTGGCCGGGGCGCGGCCCTGGTCTCGGCGGTGGCCTGTAAGAAGGCCTGCATGCTGGGCCAGTGA
- the GCK gene encoding hexokinase-4 isoform X3, with product MCSAGLAGVINRMRESRSEDVMRITVGVDGSVYKLHPSFKERFHASVRRLTPSCEITFIESEEGSGRGAALVSAVACKKACMLGQ from the exons ATGTGCTCGGCGGGGCTGGCGGGCGTCATCAACCGCATGCGCGAGAGCCGCAGCGAGGACGTAATGCGCATCACTGTGGGCGTGGATGGCTCCGTGTACAAGCTGCACCCCAG CTTCAAGGAGCGGTTCCACGCTAGCGTGCGCAGGCTGACGCCCAGCTGCGAGATCACCTTCATCGAGTCGGAGGAGGGCAGTGGCCGGGGCGCGGCCCTGGTCTCGGCGGTGGCCTGTAAGAAGGCCTGCATGCTGGGCCAGTGA
- the MYL7 gene encoding myosin regulatory light chain 2, atrial isoform translates to MASRKAGTRGKVAATKQAQRGSSNVFSMFEQAQIQEFKEAFSCIDQNRDGIICKADLRETYSQLGKVSVPEEELDAMLQEGKGPINFTVFLTLFGEKLNGTDPEEAILSAFRMFDPSGKGVVNKEEFKQLLLTQADKFSPAEVEQMFALTPMDLAGNIDYKSLCYIITHGDEKEE, encoded by the exons ATG GCCAGCAGGAAGGCGGGGACCCGAGGCAAAGTGGCGGCCACCAAGCAGGCCCAACGTGGTTCTTCCAACGTCTTTTCCATGTTTGAACAAGCCCagatccaggagttcaaggaa GCCTTCAGCTGTATCGACCAGAATCGTGATGGCATCATCTGCAAGGCAGACCTGAGGGAGACCTACTCCCAGCTGG ggAAGGTGAGTgtcccagaggaggagctggacGCCATGCTGCAGGAGGGCAAGGGTCCCATCAACTTCACCGTCTTCCTCACGCTCTTTGGGGAGAAGCTCAATG ggacAGACCCCGAGGAAGCCATCCTGAGTGCCTTCCGCATGTTTGACCCCAGTGGCAAAGGGGTGGTGAACAAGGAAGA GTTTAAGCAGCTTCTCCTGACCCAGGCAGACAAGTTctctccagctgag GTGGAGCAGATGTTCGCCCTGACACCCATGGACCTGGCGGGGAACATCGACTACAAGTCACTGTGCTACATCATCACCCATGGAGACGAGAAAGAGGAATga